Genomic segment of Streptosporangium sp. NBC_01755:
GTCTCTCCGCGTCCGATGTGGAACGACACCTCTGACACCAGCTCGGCGCCCGCGCCGCCGGTGACGGTCAGCCCCTGGACGGCGAGCAGCGCGTCGGCGGGCGGAGCGTCGGCTGCGGTCCTGGCCTCGGCCGGCCGCTCCTTCACCGACAGCGGCCGCGCCTTCTTGACGGGGGTGGCGGAGCCGCGCGGGGAGCCGACGTCGCGCAGGCCGTCGCCCAGCAGGTTGAACACGAGCACGCTGAGGGTGATGGCCACCCCGGGCAGGATCGCCAGCAGTGGCTGCTCGCTGACGTGCTGTCGCGCGGCGTCGAGCATCGACCCCCAGCTCACCTGGGTGGAGTCGACACCGATGCCCAGGAAGCTCAGGGTCGCCTCGATGAGCAGGGCCGTACCGAGGGCGATCGAGGCCTGCACGATGAGCGGCGGGGCGATGTTGGGCAGCACCTGCCTGAACATGATCGCCGACGGTCGCAGGCCCACCACCTTGGCCGCGTCCACGTAGAGCCGTTCGCGTTCGGCGAGGACGACCGCCCTGGAGATCCTCATGAAACTCTCCGCGAAGACGATGCCCACGGCGAGCATCGCCTTGCCCAGGCCGTTGCCGATGACGGCCACTAGAGCCAGGGCCATGAGCAGCGCGGGTATCGACTGCATGACGTCCGCGATCCGCATGCCCACCCGGTCCCACCAGCCTCCGCGGTATCCCACGAAGATGCCGAGGCCCACCCCCAGAACGAGACCGATCGCCACGCTCTGCGCTGAGGCGATCAGCGCCGTCCGGGTGCCGTATACAAGACGCGACAAGGTGTCCCGGCCGAGGTCATCGGTGCCCAGCAGATGGACGCCGCTGGGACCTGCCAGCCTGTGCTGGACATCGGGTTGGAGGGGGTCGTACGGCGCCACCAGCGGAGCCGCCACGGCGAGGACGAGCTGGAGCGCCAGAATGGCCAGGCAGACGAGCGTGACCGGCTGCCGAAGGGCCCGGCGCAACATTCCGGACGTGCGCGGGACGTCCGGGGCGTCGCCGGAGGTCGCGCCGGCGGCGGCGAGGGCGACGGGTTCTGTGGTCACTGTGGCCTCACCTTCGGGTTGATCAGGCCGTACGCGATGTCGGCGGCGAGGTTGACCAGCAGGACGATGACCGCGACCACCACGATCGTGCCCTGCAGCACCGGGTAGTCGGCCCGTACGACGCTGTCCATGAGCAGCGTCCCCAGGCCGGGGACGGCGAAGATGCGCTCGATGACGAAGCTGACCGCGACGAGCACCGACATCTGGATGGCGACGACGGCGAGCACCGGCACCATCGCGTTCTTCGTCGCGTAGCGCAGGACGATGGTCCTCCGGCGGATCCCTCTGGCCAGCAGGGTCTGCACGTAGGGCGAGTCCAGGGCCTCGATCATCGCGCTGCGCACCTGGCGGGCGATGACCGCGGCTGTGTGCACGCCCAGCGCGAACGTCGGAAGCACCAGGCCCATGAGCCAGGCCACCGGATCCTCGGTGAGCGGTGTGTATCCGATGACCGGGAACCACCCCAGGTTCACCGCGAAGACAAGGGCCAGCAGCAGCGCCAGCCAGAAGCTCGGGACGGCCAGGGCCACCGAGACCAGCACCGTCAGGAGACGGTCGGCCGGGCTGCCCGGGCGCAGCGCGCCCAGGACACCGAGGGGAATGCCGATGACGAGCGCGATGGCCATGCCCCCCACGGCGAGGGAGAGCGTGATGCCGATGCCGTCGGCGATCGACTGTGACACCGGAAGGCTGGTGTAGAGCGATGCGCCGAGGTCGCCGCCCAGTGCCGACAGCAGCCAGGAGACATACTGCTCCGCGACCGGCCTGCCCAGGCCGAGCTGCTCGGCGAGCATCCGCTTGTCCTCGATCGAGGCCCCCTCACCAAGGATCTGCGCGACCGGGTCGATCGGCGCCGCGTGGACGAGGAGGAACACGAACAACGAGACCAGCAGCAGCGTGGGCAGGGCCGACAGCAGCCGTCCGGCGACGAACTTGATCACGCGACCGGTTCTTTCCTGAGGTGTGGCGGCATGGCGCGGTGGCTCTCGCCGAGCACCCGCTTCCTGACTCGCTGCACGGCCGCGCCCGCGTCACCCGCGTCCAGGTCGGTGAGTTTTCCGCCCTGCTTGCGCACGACGCCACCGATCACGACACTGTCCACGTCGGCCGGGGAGGTCCGCAGCACGACGTGGTCGGCCGGGTCCCCGAGGCCCATGCCGTAGGGGCCGGGGTCCACCACGATCAGGTCGGCCAGGTAGCCGGGGGCCAGCCTGCCCAGGTGATCGCCAAGGCCGATGGCACGGGCGGCGTTGACCGTGGCGAACTCCAGCATGTGCCGGGGGTCGACCAAGGGCACGCCGGGCCGCCTGGTCTGCGGCCGGCCCGCCTCGCGCTCCTCAGCGGCCTGGATCCAGCGCATCAGCGCGAAGGTGAGCCGCATCTGGGCGAACAGGTCGACGTTGCTCCGCGCCGCCGTGTCCACACCGAGACTCGGGGTGACCCCGGCGCGCAGGGCACGGCCGATTACGGTCATGGAGCGCCCACCGCCGAACTCGCCCTCCGGGGTGAAGGAGATGCCCCCTCCGCAGTCGGCGAGCATTTCCAGCTCGTCGTCGGCGGCGACGTTGGCGTGCGCGGGAAGGATGTCGCCGCCCAGCAGGCCGAGGCCGTGCAGCTCGCGGATCTGGCCGCCGACGTTCTGGTGGAAGGTCATCGGCAGGCCCAGCTCGCGGGCCATCGAGACCTCGGCCTCGACCTGCTCGACCGAGCGGTACTCCATGGACGACACGGCCATGCCGATCCGGATGAGCGAGGCGGGGTCGGTGCCCACCTCGCCTCGCAGGTCGCGGACCTTGTCCAGGCGCCACTGGTGGTCGACGCCGAGCTGGTCGAAGCTGCCCAGCATGCCGAAGCCGAACAGGGCGCGCTGGCCGTTGTCACGGTGGGCGCGGAGCGACGCGTCCGCGGCCTCGGGCGACATGATGTTGTGGCAGAAGTCGAGCACGCCGGTCACGCCGCCGTCGATCATCTCGACGCCCGCCGCGAACGTGGCGTCGTACATGTCGGCGGGGGTGAAGCTCTCCCGCAGCGAGAACACGTTGTCCTGGTAGTCCTCGGAGGTCCACCCGCTCGCGTAGAGCCCCTTGAGCGGCGTCTGCCACGAGTGCATGTGCGTGTCGATGAGACCGGGCAGCACGATCATGCCTCGGGCGTCGATCTCCTCGGCGCCCTCCGCGGACAGGCCGGAGCCTACCGCCGTGACGTGCTCGTCCTCGATGAGGACGTCACCCAGGACGTCTCCCAGCACGGGGTCCATGGTGAGGACGATTCCGCCCTTGACGAGCAGGCGACGTTCAGACACGAGACACTCCCAGGGGTCGGGTCACGGTGGTGACGGGCAGGTTGTCGAACGGCTCGGCGCGGTACACGACCTGGCCGCCGACGATGGTCAGAAGGGACTCAAGGAGCGGGATCCGCTCCACCTCGACTGCGAAGTAGTCCTCGCTGAGGACCGCGAGGTCGGCCAGGTAACCGGGCTGGAGGCGACCGCGCTCGGCCTCCTCGAAGCTGAACCAGGCACCGGAGGCGGTGTAGCCGCGCAGTGCTTCCTCGCGGGAGAGCAGGTTGTGCGGGGCCAGTGTCCGGTTGCCGTGGACGGTGAGACCGGTGAGGAACCACGCGAGCGTGGTGAAGGGGTTGTAGGACGCGACGCGCATGGCGTCAGAACCGAGGCCCACCGGAAGGCTCATCTCCAGCATCTTCCGGAACGGCGGCGCCTCGGCGACGACCTCCGCTCCCCAGATCTTCAGCGCGTCCTCGCCCTGGAAGCGGAAGAGGCCCTGGGCGAGCACGCCGCCACCGAGCGCCTTCAGCCGCTCAAGGTCGACGGGCTTGAGCGGCTCGGCGTGCACGAGAGACCAGCGCAGGCCGCTGATGTCGTACTCGGCGTGCACCTTCTCCCAGGCGGACAGGATCGCGTCGATGGTCTCGTGCTGGTGGGCGTGGGCGTGGATCGTCCAGCGGCTCCTGGCCAGGTCGCGGAAGATCTGAAGGAAATCGTGCCGGGCGCCCTCGCCGACGTCGGCGGGCTGGCTGATCTTGTCGAGTGAGCGGTACAGGATGAGCTCACCCGCGCCGAGGACGCTGAGTATCCCGTCGCCCAGGTCCAGCGGGGTGAACCGCTGGTAGCCCGCGAACTCCTCGAACTCGGTGCCGGCTTCGGAGGGATGCACGGTCAGGCGGGTACGTACCGTCAGCAGGCCACGCCGCCACGTCTCGTAGATCGCCCGGTAGGTGTCGGGGCCGCTGTTCATGCCGCCGCCGTCGATGGCTCCGGTGATGCCGAGCCTGTTCAGCTCGCGGGCCATCGCCGCGGTGGAGGCGATCTGCTCCTCGAAGGTGGGGGTGGGCATCCTCCGGTAGAACCACTTCATCATCTGCGTGCCGGTGACCTTGCCGGTCAGCTCGCCGTCCGCGTCGGTCTCGAAGTGCTCGGCGCCGAGTTCGCGGACGAGCTCGTCGTCGAGGTCGATCGCCCTCAACGCCGCGGTGTTCAGGACCGCCCAGTCGTAGAGGAACTGCACGTAGACCGGGTGGTCGGGGGCCACGGCGTCGAGCTCTTCACGGGTCGGGCCGCGTCCCTCGGAGAACTGTCCGGGGTGCCAGCCGCCGATGGTCCTGATCCAGGTGCCGGGGGGCAGCGCGGCGGCCCGCCGCCGGATGGCGTCGAGAGCCGAGTCGAGGGTCTGCTCGTTCTCCCAGCGCACCTCGTCGTTCCAGGTGCGTCCGGCTCGCATGATGTGGACGTGCGAGTCGATGAGGCCGGGGATGACCCGCCTGCCCTGGACGTCGACCACGGATGTGGCCGGTCCGGCCAGACTCCTGATCTCGTCCGTGGTTCCGACGGCCGAGATGCGGTCGCCGACGACGGCGACGGCCTCCACCTCGGCGGGGTCGTCACCGGCCGCCATCGTGGTGATCCGGCCGTTGACGACTATCAGGTCGGGCGTATGGTGCGCAGGCGAGGGCAGAACCATGGTGTCTCCGTCTTGGTTGTGATGACGAGTGGGATGACCGCTTGTGGCGGTCACTCCTTGACCTGGGCTTCCTTGTAACGGAACACCGCGACGTCATTGTTCGTGGACACGATGTTGCCGACCTTCTTCGGGTTGTAGGCCCAGAAGGCGGTGTAGTCGAAGTAGCCGCAGTCGAGGGCCTCGTCATAGACGATCTTCGTGACCTTGCGCCAGGCCACGTCCCTGGCCTCGGGCGTCTCGGCGTTCAGTCCCTCCTCGACGGCCGCGGTGATCTCGGGGTACTT
This window contains:
- a CDS encoding dipeptide/oligopeptide/nickel ABC transporter permease/ATP-binding protein, with product MTTEPVALAAAGATSGDAPDVPRTSGMLRRALRQPVTLVCLAILALQLVLAVAAPLVAPYDPLQPDVQHRLAGPSGVHLLGTDDLGRDTLSRLVYGTRTALIASAQSVAIGLVLGVGLGIFVGYRGGWWDRVGMRIADVMQSIPALLMALALVAVIGNGLGKAMLAVGIVFAESFMRISRAVVLAERERLYVDAAKVVGLRPSAIMFRQVLPNIAPPLIVQASIALGTALLIEATLSFLGIGVDSTQVSWGSMLDAARQHVSEQPLLAILPGVAITLSVLVFNLLGDGLRDVGSPRGSATPVKKARPLSVKERPAEARTAADAPPADALLAVQGLTVTGGAGAELVSEVSFHIGRGETFGLVGESGCGKSITASAILGLLPKGVAVSSGSVRLGGTELTGLDGDELRRTRGRRIGMVFQDPISALSPVHTVGRQLADSIRAHSDMSHAQAEERAAELLALVGVPAPRKRLLDYPYQFSGGMAQRVVIAGALACDPELLIADEPTTALDVTLQAQVLDLLAELRERLSMSVLLITHDLGVVADLCDRVGVMYAGQVVEVGTVRGTFTQPRHPYTEALLAAMPHGDGHGTTLATIPGRVPPAWAWPQGCRFHPRCAYAVETCATDAVLLDDGVRCRRTAELKLAGAR
- a CDS encoding ABC transporter permease, which produces MIKFVAGRLLSALPTLLLVSLFVFLLVHAAPIDPVAQILGEGASIEDKRMLAEQLGLGRPVAEQYVSWLLSALGGDLGASLYTSLPVSQSIADGIGITLSLAVGGMAIALVIGIPLGVLGALRPGSPADRLLTVLVSVALAVPSFWLALLLALVFAVNLGWFPVIGYTPLTEDPVAWLMGLVLPTFALGVHTAAVIARQVRSAMIEALDSPYVQTLLARGIRRRTIVLRYATKNAMVPVLAVVAIQMSVLVAVSFVIERIFAVPGLGTLLMDSVVRADYPVLQGTIVVVAVIVLLVNLAADIAYGLINPKVRPQ
- a CDS encoding amidohydrolase family protein; the encoded protein is MSERRLLVKGGIVLTMDPVLGDVLGDVLIEDEHVTAVGSGLSAEGAEEIDARGMIVLPGLIDTHMHSWQTPLKGLYASGWTSEDYQDNVFSLRESFTPADMYDATFAAGVEMIDGGVTGVLDFCHNIMSPEAADASLRAHRDNGQRALFGFGMLGSFDQLGVDHQWRLDKVRDLRGEVGTDPASLIRIGMAVSSMEYRSVEQVEAEVSMARELGLPMTFHQNVGGQIRELHGLGLLGGDILPAHANVAADDELEMLADCGGGISFTPEGEFGGGRSMTVIGRALRAGVTPSLGVDTAARSNVDLFAQMRLTFALMRWIQAAEEREAGRPQTRRPGVPLVDPRHMLEFATVNAARAIGLGDHLGRLAPGYLADLIVVDPGPYGMGLGDPADHVVLRTSPADVDSVVIGGVVRKQGGKLTDLDAGDAGAAVQRVRKRVLGESHRAMPPHLRKEPVA
- a CDS encoding amidohydrolase — translated: MVLPSPAHHTPDLIVVNGRITTMAAGDDPAEVEAVAVVGDRISAVGTTDEIRSLAGPATSVVDVQGRRVIPGLIDSHVHIMRAGRTWNDEVRWENEQTLDSALDAIRRRAAALPPGTWIRTIGGWHPGQFSEGRGPTREELDAVAPDHPVYVQFLYDWAVLNTAALRAIDLDDELVRELGAEHFETDADGELTGKVTGTQMMKWFYRRMPTPTFEEQIASTAAMARELNRLGITGAIDGGGMNSGPDTYRAIYETWRRGLLTVRTRLTVHPSEAGTEFEEFAGYQRFTPLDLGDGILSVLGAGELILYRSLDKISQPADVGEGARHDFLQIFRDLARSRWTIHAHAHQHETIDAILSAWEKVHAEYDISGLRWSLVHAEPLKPVDLERLKALGGGVLAQGLFRFQGEDALKIWGAEVVAEAPPFRKMLEMSLPVGLGSDAMRVASYNPFTTLAWFLTGLTVHGNRTLAPHNLLSREEALRGYTASGAWFSFEEAERGRLQPGYLADLAVLSEDYFAVEVERIPLLESLLTIVGGQVVYRAEPFDNLPVTTVTRPLGVSRV